One stretch of Methylopila sp. 73B DNA includes these proteins:
- a CDS encoding zinc ribbon domain-containing protein has product MPVYEYACDDCGPFTALRPMAAFQDPHACPLCGDEAPRVMLTAPALAGMDPSRRIAMATNERSSHAPKSSKSHAPGCGCCSGRGLKTPASAAAQPPAAKSFPNARPWMISH; this is encoded by the coding sequence ATGCCCGTCTACGAATACGCCTGCGACGACTGCGGACCTTTCACGGCGCTGCGCCCGATGGCGGCGTTCCAGGACCCGCACGCCTGCCCGCTCTGCGGCGACGAGGCCCCGCGGGTCATGCTGACCGCGCCGGCGCTCGCCGGCATGGACCCTTCCCGCCGCATCGCCATGGCCACCAACGAACGCTCGTCGCATGCGCCGAAGAGCTCGAAAAGCCACGCGCCCGGTTGCGGCTGCTGCTCCGGCCGCGGCCTGAAGACGCCGGCGAGCGCCGCCGCCCAGCCGCCCGCCGCCAAAAGCTTCCCGAACGCGCGGCCCTGGATGATTAGCCACTGA